DNA sequence from the Desulfovibrio sp. genome:
CCTCCAGATGTACCTCATGGACGCCTACACGCTTTCGCTGAACCTTGCCGGTCTGCCCGGGCTTTCCATGCCCGTGGGAGTTGGCGCTGAAAGCGGATTGCCCGTGGGCATGCAGCTTTTCGGCAAGGCCTTTGCCGAGGGCGAGTTGCTTTCTCTTGGGTATGCCTTGGAGCAGGTTTTGCCGGGTGTTGGAGCGGCGAAGTTATAAATTGTTTTTGACGTATGGAATACGATGGGAGCAGGCCTGAAGGTTTGCTCCCTTTTTGTTGGTTTTGAGAGCGCCGCGCGCGGTGCGATTTGGCCTGCACGACGAAAGTGATTGGTCTCTTCTGCCCTGCGGGACGGCGTTTCGCCCTCCGGCGGCGTTTGGGACGCCTCCCCGGCGTGGGGCAGAGGGGGCCTGTTAGGGGCTGCACCCCCTTCATCCTGATGCCAAATCCCGTTTTACGGGCTTTGGGCCGCCATCGGCGTCTGCGCCGCCGGGCGGTAAGCCACGGAAATCAGTCGCATACGGCGCGGCAAAGCCGCGACCTACTCCTGATTTTCAGTCGTGTTGACGGTGCCAACACTCCATCGGGGCGGTGCCCCTCTTCCCCCCTTGCCCCCCCCCGAAGCCCCCCCTGAGAAGAGTTTTCCCATTTCCTTAGCGTGGCGAGGGCAACGCGACTATAGCTGCGGGAGCTTCCTTCCCTCGCTACGCTCGCTCAGGTGATCTCCCTCCGCGCCGCGTTCATGCCAGAGTTCTCTTTCACTTTGAATGTGAATCCATTTCAGCCAACTACCATTGGTTTAGCTGCTCGTTTCGGGAATAGCTCCGTACTCTTTTCCCGTAGCTTCTGGGCTTTCAGTCACCACAAAACCAGAACTAATCATGATATCAAGCGAAAACATGCTCCATATCAGCAAGTTACTTATAACTGTGCTAACTACAGCTTAGCCATGACCAGACCTTGACATTGCGAGTCAGGGAAGTATGTCCACCATCAAAAGCTGGTCGTGGAGTCGCCTTCCTTAAACTCGCCGGAGCGAATGCAAAGGCGATGGCTGGTGTTGAGTGAATTTGCAAATACGCTTTTTTCTGGCCTGACAAGGAAAAATCCTGTTTTTGAGCGCAGCGTACTCAAGTACGTGAGCATCAAAAACAGGATTTTAACGCCGTCAGGCCAAAAAAGTCGGGTTTGCGTAAATACGCTCGACAGGCTCACCCAAACCCCAATCAAAAATTCTTCTCTACTTTCGGCCCTTCACGCCAAAGCGGATGCAATCCGTGGGGCAACTCCCCGCGCAATCGCCGCAATTGGTGCAATTCTCCTCGTCCGGCCTCGTGCGCATAACGCAAACCCGCCTGCACTTGTCGCAATCATTGCACTGCTCCGTTCTATAAAAACGGAACGGCGCAAACTTGCGCGCAACCTCCAGCGCCGCACCAAAAGGACAGACAAACCGGCACCAGCACATCAGCACCACCAGCCCCAACGCCAGCCCGCCCAAGGTGATAAGCAGACGCAAATCCCACATGGGAAAGGCATGCTTCCATGTAAGCCATGCCGAGGGCCAAAATTCCCCCACACGGATAGGCACGTCCACGCGCGGCTGCCCCAGAACAAACCAGGCTGTCAGCCCCGCCGCCAACACCAGATACCGGGCCCAGCGAAAGTTCGCAACACCCACGGGATTAGGGCCAAAACGGAACGGATTGAGCGCAAGCGCCCGGTTCACAAGCTGGCCAGGGCACAGCCAGCCGCAAAAAGCCTTGCCGAACAGAGCCGCCACAGCCAGCCACACGCCCCAGAATCCCCAAAACATACGCGCAACCTGACCGGGACAGGTAATGACCGGGCAGTTCTGGCAACTCACAAAGGGCACAACAAAGGGGCAACGGAACACGCCAAACAAGGCCCACTCGCCCAAAAACAGCGTGGAGGCAAACAATACCGCGCGGTTACACCACTGGAGCGCCCTCAGCCGCAGGCTGGGACGAGCGACAATTTCATGCAACATCCTTCACCCCCAGCTTTTCCACAAGTTCCATGCCCTTGGGCGAAATGGCAGGGATAAAGCCCGCCGCTTCAAAAAAGGCCTGCCCCTGCTCACTGGTAATCCAGTCCATATAGGCTGCGGCTTTTGCCGGGTCGGAGGCGTTGGCCATCATACCCACGGTAAAGGTCAGCGGCCCGGCGGGGAAAAACCGCTCAGGGATTTCCACCAAATCCAGCCGGTCGGCAAACCGCGTCATGCGGGTGATGCGCCGCTCCACAATCATGGCGTCAGCCTTGCCCTCGGCAACGCTTTCCACAGAACGCTGCACGCAGCTGCCCTGTTCGGGCACGTTGGCAAGCACCTTGGGCGTGATGTCCGCAGCCTTGAGGATGCCCATAACCGCCTGTCCGCCGGGAGCGGAAGCGTCCCGCGCCATGGAAACCCGCACGCCGCCGCGGGTCAGGTCTTCAATATCGCTAATTTTGGCGGGATTCCCCTTGGGAACCGCAATGACGTAACTGGTAAAGCACAAGGGCCTGAAATTGACCATTTTGCCAGCCTTGCGCAGATTCTGGGCCAGAGCCAGCACGCGTCCGGCAAAAACCTCGGTCTGCCCGCCGCCTGTCAGCAGGGACTTGCCCAAGGCCGCTGCAAAGGCTCCAGTGTAGACAACCTTGACGCCCGAGTGCTGCTGATAGGCCTCATGCGCAGGCATCATGGCCTCGGCAAGTCCGCCGCACGACCACACCTGCAAGGTGGCGCCCTCCGCCGCATTGGCGGTTTGCGGCGTCAACATGGCAGCGCCCGCTGCCCCCAACGCCAGCGATTTAAGAAAATCGCGTCGTCCTTTTTCGGTAGTTTCCATATGCCTCTCCACAAAAAATAATGATCCTGCACAAGCGCAGAGCGCGCCATCCAACCCTTAAAAATAAAAAACGGTTCCGCATTCTGGATGCGAAACCTGGATTGTGAGGGGGAGCGCCTGAACTTACTTGATCGGGAGAGCGGGAATCAGCGAAAAGCCCGACCAGCGGCACGTAGCGAGACAACCTGCCCCACAGAGTCCGCACGTCAGGTCATGCCAGCGCCCGTGGCTGCAAGCATGCTGGCCGTCAGCATCGGCAGCAACGGAAATGTCGCACCGATATCAGAGAAATTACGGCAGGAAGCGCCACACAGGCCAGCACGCCGGGGCATGCGGTGCGCGGCGCTGGAAGGCCTGTCAGAAATTTTGTGATGCTTGCGCATGGTGCCGCATTTTCCCCATTGCTTGCGCCCGCCGCCGCAAACCGTTTATGGATGCGCGCGCCGGGTTCATGATGCAAAAACGAACAATCGGAAATGGTCGGGCCTACTCCAGAATATAACGCATGGGGTCAACCGGCACACCGTTAAGGCGCACCTCGTAGTGCAGGTGCGGCCCGGTGGTGCGGCCACTCATGCCCACATAGCCCACAATTTCGCCGCGCTTGACCCACTGGCCTTCCTGCACGGCGCAGCGCTGCATGTGCCCGTATTTGGTAACAATGCCGCTGCCGTGGTTGATTTCAACGCTGAAACCATACGCGCCATCACGCCCCGAAAGAGTCACCACGCCCTGGGCTGGAGCCATGATGGGCGTGCCGATGCGGTTGGTGATGTCCAGGCCCTTATGGAACTGCCCCCGCCCGCCAAACGGTGCGGAACGCCAGCCAAAACTGGAAGAAACAAAACCCACCACGGGCCAGATGGTCGGCATGGAAGAAAGGGCGTCGCGGTTTTCACGCAGTGCCAGCAGCAAGTCCTGCTGGCGCACTTCTTCAAGCCGCACGGATTCAGAGAGACGGGTAAGGAATTCAAGCATCTTGCGGGCGGCAAGTTCCTGCCGGTGCAAGGGCAGATAGGTACGCGAAAAATCCCCCGGCCTGTCGCCGATGGAACCGGCCTCCGTGGGATCTTTTTCCATATTCATCATGATGCGCAGCTTGGAGTCGAAGCTTTGCACCCGCTCCAGATCACGCCCCACAACAGAAATACGCTCAACCAGATTCACAAGCTGGCGGCGCTGTTCTTCAATGGTTTTGTCTGCATTGCGCAGGTCGTCGCCCAGATGCCGGGTTTCAAGCCAACTGCGCAGCAGCCAGACATTGCAGGCCACAAGGGCCAGCACCAGCACGCAGGCAATAAAGCCAAACCAGCCGCGCATGCGCAGGTTGCGGCTGCCGCTACGACCTTCAGTGAAGATGACTATGTGATATTTGCCGAACAGCATTGGGCTAACACTCTAGAGCCGGGATACGGCCCGTGTCAATCCGCACCGCCGTCACGCTCTTCTGCGTCCGGCAGGGGCTGCTCATCGCCCAAGGCCGCAGCCGCGCTGTTCTTTTCAAGCTGCCAGCGGGTCAGACCATTAAAAATGCACCGCCGCGAATCCTTGGATACCCCATACAGGTGTTCCAGCGTTTCCCCCATGGAACTGCGGGCGGTATTGCCAGCCGAGGGGCAGGCATTGGCCCAGATGGGCAGTTCCCACTGTTTGGCAGCCTTGAGGATAAACTTTTTTTCCACCAGCAGCAGCGGGCGTATCAGTTGCAGGCCGCCGCCAAAAAACGACTCATTCATGCTCATGCCGTCCACACGCCCATTGCGGCTCAGATTCATGAAGAACGTCTGCACCAGATCGTCCGCATTGTGCCCAAGCGCGAGGTGGGTCACGCCATACTGGGCGCACAGCTCAAACAGGCGCTTGCGCCGCAGCCAGGAACAGCGGAAACAGGCCGACCTGCGCAGATTCTTTTCTGAATGCGCGTCCGGGCCGTAGGTTGTCATTTCAATATGACCGGGTATGCCTCGCTTGGCCAGCCAGGGCAAAAGAGCCGCGTGGCTCCGCTCGTCAAAACCGGGGTTGAGGTGGATCGCCATGATTTCAAAGTGAAAAGGTACGATTCCCTGGCGAATTTTAAGACTTTGCAGCAACACAAAACTGTCCACGCCGCCAGAAACGGCAACAGCAACCCGACATCCAGGCCACAGCATGCCTGTTTTCTGCATGGCCTTGCCCGCGCTTTTAACACAGGTTTCCTGCGCGAATGATCTTTTTTCTCTACTCATAATTTTTCCCGTAACTGTGTTGCCAGCAAACCCGTCAAATTTCGGGATGCCTGTTGTTCCGCGCTGGCAGCCGTTTCAGCAGACCTATTGACAGCACAGCGGACGACATATATCAATTCTTATTTCAGCAGGGGAATCCTGCGCCAAGGCGTATGCACACGCCCGGCCTTTACAAATGGTCGGGCGGTATTATTTATCAACCGGGTTGCCCGTGGCGGCCCGGAATGCGGCGTTTAAGCCGCGTACTTACGGAGGCAGCATGGCCCGTATTACCGTGGAAGATTGTCAGCAGCGCGTGGACAACCGTTTTCTGCTGGTGCAGATGGCTATCAAGCGTGTGCATCAGTACCGCGAAGGCTATGAACCGCTGGTAGAATCCCGCAACAAAGAGGCCGTGACCGCTCTGCGCGAAATTGCCGCCGGAAAGGTTCTGCCTGATGACGACAGTCTTTACAACCCCCTGCCCGGCCATAACGCGGCCGCCGCAGAGGAGTAGCCTTTTGGGGACAAATTGTCCGCGCGGCGGCTTCCCCAGGGGAGCCGCCGCGTTTATGTACAACCTTTAGCACAGGCGCACAAGCCGCACAGTGACCGGAACTACGATGGAGCTCGATTACTACGAAGTGCTGGGCGTAAGCCGCAGCGCCGAAGATGACGAAATTAAACGGGCCTACCGTAAGCTGGCCTTGAAGTATCACCCTGACCACAACCCCGACAATGCCGAGGCCGAACAAAAGTTCAAGGAAGCCGCCGAAGCGTATGATGTGCTGCGTGACCCTGAAAAACGCGCGCGCTATGACCGTTTTGGACGCGCTGGCGTTCAGGGCGGAGCGGGTGGTTTTGGCAGCAACGATGATATTTTTGCGCATTTCAGCGATATCTTCGGCGATCTTTTTGGCTTTTCTACCGCTACGCGCGGCCCCAGGCCCATGGCCGGGGCTGATCTGCGCTACAATCTGACCATCACCTTTGCCCAGGCCGCCAAGGGCGACGAGATCAGCATCTCCCTGCCCAAGCACGTTACCTGCTCCGAATGCAACGGTAGCGGCGCGGCACCCGGCAGCAAGGCCGAGACATGCCGCCAGTGCGGCGGCAGCGGTCAGGTGCGCCGCTCGCAAGGATTTTTCCAGATATCCATGCCCTGCCCCTCCTGTCAGGGTTCGGGCCGGGTCATCACCAAGCCCTGCCCCAAGTGCAAGGGCGAAGGCATCACCACAGACACCCGTGAACTTGTGGTGCGCGTGCCTGCCGGTGTGGACAGCGGCACCCGTCTGCGCGTGCGCGGCGAGGGTGAACCCGGCGTCCACGGCGGCCCGGCTGGCGACCTCTATGTTGTGCTCACCGTTGAGCAGGACAAGCGCTGGCAGCGTCAGGGACAAGACCTCATTTACTCCCTTGAGATCAGCTTTGTGCAGGCGGCTCTGGGCCATCGGGCAGAAGTCCCCGGCATTGACGGCAACCTGCCGCTGGAAATTCCCAAGGGCATTCAGAGCGGCACCCTGCTGCGAATTTCTGGAGAGGGCATGCCCTACCCCGGACGCCGTTCGCGCGGCGATCTGCTGGTAGAGGTGAAAGTGCTTACGCCTACCCGTCTTTCTGCCAAGCAGGAAGAACTGCTGCGCGAGTTTGAGGCAGCGGCGGAAAAGAGCCCGCTGGAAAAGGTCAAAAAGGCCGCAAAAAAAATCAGCAAGGCCATGGGCATCGACTAAACATTCCTCTCAGTATCATGAGCGTAAAAAAGCCGGGTTTGCACCCGGCTTTTTGCGTTTTTGGCGAATAGTTCGAGCCTTCAGGCGGCTGTTCCCCAGCCGGAAACAATAATGCCCATACCCACCAAGGCCACCGCACCGCCCAAGATATCTGTACTGGCCAGCGGCACGCCGTCAACCAAGCGCAACCACAAGAGAGCCGTAACCACATACACGCAACCATAGGCGGCATAGACCCTGCCGCTGGCTGCGGGGTGCAGGGTCAGCAACCATGCAAATACCGCAAGACTCAGGCAGGCGGGCACAAGCAGCCAGGCAGAGCCGCCCTTGCGCAACCACAACCAGGGCAGATAGCACCCTGTTATCTCCGCCAGAGCCGTTGCCACAAAAAGCGCGAACGTCTTGATCATCAATGTATCTTTCCTGTTGTGGTAGCGCAGCGGAATGCACCGCAGTGTGATTTTGAGTACGTTGTTTCATGCCAATATTCCGGCAATCACCATACGTCTGGCAAGTACCGTCTGCGAGGCAAAATAGCAAATGCCTGTGATCGATGTTTGCATAACAGCGCAACGGTCAACACTGCCCTACACGCTCATGCACGGCGGAAGATTTTGGAGAGGAGGGGACAGCTATTGCTTTGACGGGAAAAATATTTTGGCCCGGCGGCATCTGTGGCATGCCGCCGGGCCAACATTGTCCTGTTTACCGCTCCGCCAGGCGAGGAGAGAACGGCAAGGACGCAGAGGCAGGCAAAACTGTTCCGTTAAGGGGTACGGATTCGCAGAAGGGGTCTGCGGATTTTGCCGAGGGTTGCCATCTGTAATTTTTACAGCCAGTTATGAGGCCGATTTAGTAACATGCACAAAGCAAACAGGCCCTTTTCTCGACTGTTTGTGCGCTCAATCTAGCACTAAGCCGATCAGCATGCAAGTTATTTATTTCACCACCGCTGCTTTTTCCACAAACAATTTCATCACAACAGCGCAACATCAAACTCTTTAACTACAAAATGTTACAAATTATTTTCTTTGGCAGCAGGCAAAGCCTGTGAACAAATCCCTCCTGTCGGGGTTGCCACACGAAAAAACCCGGCTGTTTCACAACAGCCGGGTCAACGTGGCATAAAAAAGCGATGTGTTATTCCGTGGGTGCGGCCTTGACGCAGCAAGATTCCTGAGGGGTGGCACCATCTGCAGGGGTAGTTTCTGCATCCTGTGCTTCTTCCACTGGTTTGAGCGAGTGCAGGTTCACCTGCTGCAGTCCTTCGCCGCACTGCGGCACCTGCAACCCCACGCGGGCCTCATAATTGATGACAATGGGGCCTGTGAGATTGAGCGCGGCCTGCTCGGGCGCGCCCGCAGGGATGGAAACCGTCACCAGCACGGCTGCCTGCTCAAGGCTCTCAATATGGAGCAACTGCCTTTCGGCATCTCCTACCTGGGGTGCGTAGGATTTGTCAAAAAAACTGTATGGATCGGCCACCAGCAGGCCAACTACCGGGGTATTCACGCTCTGCAAAATAAGCAAAGGCGCTTCAGGACGGATCTGAAGCAGGATAAAATCCCGCTCGTTTTCAAACCCGGCCAGCCCACGGGGAAAATGCACAACCTTATCCGTATCGATGCAACGGCGTCCAAGACGGGTGTCGATTTCTATTTCTTTGTTTCGTGCCATAGTTCAGCAGCCACCATGAGGTCGTTATTACTGGTTTCAAGGGCGCGCCGGTTTTCTTCAACAACCCGCTTGTACACTTCTTCGCGGTATATCGTGGTGTCATCGGGTACTTCCAGGCCCAGTTTGACCTGTTTACCCTGCATGCCCAGGATAGTTATGCGTATATTCTCGCCCAGATATAGGCTTTCTCCTGGGCGTCTTGTCAATATGAGCATAGGTGCTTCCGTTAATTATATCGTTGCATGAACCGCTCCCTGGCAGCACTTGCGTCTACCCGGCAGCAAGCGGCAAAGTCCGCTGCTACTTGGCATTAGAGATAACTGGCCAGGTTCATCTGCATTATCTTTGAAGAAGACTGAAGCACTGTCTGATACGTTAACTGTTGCCGGGTCAGCTTTGTCAGCAACTCGGTCAGGTCTATATCTTCAGTATAGCTCAATCTGTCCTGCTGGTCTAGCTTCTGAAAACTGAGAACATCGCTGGCAGTCGACACCCGATTTTCAAGACCGCCAATGCGGGCTGTCTGGGTGAGCACATTTTGCTGCACCGTGGCAATTTTTGCGAGTGTCTGCTGGCAACCTTCCTGATTGTTATTCTCGCAATAGCTGATGAAGTCGCCCACCATGTCAAACAGGTTT
Encoded proteins:
- the fliW gene encoding flagellar assembly protein FliW; the encoded protein is MARNKEIEIDTRLGRRCIDTDKVVHFPRGLAGFENERDFILLQIRPEAPLLILQSVNTPVVGLLVADPYSFFDKSYAPQVGDAERQLLHIESLEQAAVLVTVSIPAGAPEQAALNLTGPIVINYEARVGLQVPQCGEGLQQVNLHSLKPVEEAQDAETTPADGATPQESCCVKAAPTE
- the csrA gene encoding carbon storage regulator CsrA, which encodes MLILTRRPGESLYLGENIRITILGMQGKQVKLGLEVPDDTTIYREEVYKRVVEENRRALETSNNDLMVAAELWHETKK
- a CDS encoding tRNA 2-thiocytidine biosynthesis TtcA family protein encodes the protein MSREKRSFAQETCVKSAGKAMQKTGMLWPGCRVAVAVSGGVDSFVLLQSLKIRQGIVPFHFEIMAIHLNPGFDERSHAALLPWLAKRGIPGHIEMTTYGPDAHSEKNLRRSACFRCSWLRRKRLFELCAQYGVTHLALGHNADDLVQTFFMNLSRNGRVDGMSMNESFFGGGLQLIRPLLLVEKKFILKAAKQWELPIWANACPSAGNTARSSMGETLEHLYGVSKDSRRCIFNGLTRWQLEKNSAAAALGDEQPLPDAEERDGGAD
- a CDS encoding YnfA family protein, with protein sequence MIKTFALFVATALAEITGCYLPWLWLRKGGSAWLLVPACLSLAVFAWLLTLHPAASGRVYAAYGCVYVVTALLWLRLVDGVPLASTDILGGAVALVGMGIIVSGWGTAA
- a CDS encoding M23 family metallopeptidase encodes the protein MLFGKYHIVIFTEGRSGSRNLRMRGWFGFIACVLVLALVACNVWLLRSWLETRHLGDDLRNADKTIEEQRRQLVNLVERISVVGRDLERVQSFDSKLRIMMNMEKDPTEAGSIGDRPGDFSRTYLPLHRQELAARKMLEFLTRLSESVRLEEVRQQDLLLALRENRDALSSMPTIWPVVGFVSSSFGWRSAPFGGRGQFHKGLDITNRIGTPIMAPAQGVVTLSGRDGAYGFSVEINHGSGIVTKYGHMQRCAVQEGQWVKRGEIVGYVGMSGRTTGPHLHYEVRLNGVPVDPMRYILE
- the dnaJ gene encoding molecular chaperone DnaJ; this encodes MELDYYEVLGVSRSAEDDEIKRAYRKLALKYHPDHNPDNAEAEQKFKEAAEAYDVLRDPEKRARYDRFGRAGVQGGAGGFGSNDDIFAHFSDIFGDLFGFSTATRGPRPMAGADLRYNLTITFAQAAKGDEISISLPKHVTCSECNGSGAAPGSKAETCRQCGGSGQVRRSQGFFQISMPCPSCQGSGRVITKPCPKCKGEGITTDTRELVVRVPAGVDSGTRLRVRGEGEPGVHGGPAGDLYVVLTVEQDKRWQRQGQDLIYSLEISFVQAALGHRAEVPGIDGNLPLEIPKGIQSGTLLRISGEGMPYPGRRSRGDLLVEVKVLTPTRLSAKQEELLREFEAAAEKSPLEKVKKAAKKISKAMGID
- a CDS encoding 4Fe-4S binding protein, producing the protein MLHEIVARPSLRLRALQWCNRAVLFASTLFLGEWALFGVFRCPFVVPFVSCQNCPVITCPGQVARMFWGFWGVWLAVAALFGKAFCGWLCPGQLVNRALALNPFRFGPNPVGVANFRWARYLVLAAGLTAWFVLGQPRVDVPIRVGEFWPSAWLTWKHAFPMWDLRLLITLGGLALGLVVLMCWCRFVCPFGAALEVARKFAPFRFYRTEQCNDCDKCRRVCVMRTRPDEENCTNCGDCAGSCPTDCIRFGVKGRK
- the rpoZ gene encoding DNA-directed RNA polymerase subunit omega — encoded protein: MARITVEDCQQRVDNRFLLVQMAIKRVHQYREGYEPLVESRNKEAVTALREIAAGKVLPDDDSLYNPLPGHNAAAAEE
- a CDS encoding substrate-binding domain-containing protein, encoding METTEKGRRDFLKSLALGAAGAAMLTPQTANAAEGATLQVWSCGGLAEAMMPAHEAYQQHSGVKVVYTGAFAAALGKSLLTGGGQTEVFAGRVLALAQNLRKAGKMVNFRPLCFTSYVIAVPKGNPAKISDIEDLTRGGVRVSMARDASAPGGQAVMGILKAADITPKVLANVPEQGSCVQRSVESVAEGKADAMIVERRITRMTRFADRLDLVEIPERFFPAGPLTFTVGMMANASDPAKAAAYMDWITSEQGQAFFEAAGFIPAISPKGMELVEKLGVKDVA